One segment of Neobacillus endophyticus DNA contains the following:
- a CDS encoding DJ-1 family glyoxalase III codes for MKKAYVYLIEGFEEIEATTIIDVLRRAEVNVESVSLGETKQVRGDHGIVIETDRIFSEVDVRDVDMLILPGGDLASSNLLQHTDLHHHLKEAESNGKYIAAICGATMTLGKAGLTNGKNATCYPGIEAEITGATILPENVVVDGNIITSRGPATSLPFALELSKILTEEETTLQVSKALLVV; via the coding sequence ATGAAGAAAGCTTATGTTTATCTTATTGAGGGTTTTGAAGAGATCGAAGCAACTACGATTATTGATGTTTTACGTAGAGCTGAAGTAAATGTGGAATCTGTTTCATTGGGTGAAACGAAACAAGTAAGAGGAGATCACGGTATTGTTATTGAAACAGACCGAATTTTTTCCGAAGTAGATGTTCGTGATGTGGATATGCTGATTTTACCTGGAGGAGATCTGGCAAGCTCCAATTTATTACAACACACAGACCTTCATCATCATTTAAAAGAAGCAGAAAGCAACGGCAAATACATTGCCGCAATTTGCGGGGCAACCATGACATTAGGTAAGGCAGGTCTAACAAATGGTAAGAACGCTACATGCTATCCTGGCATTGAGGCAGAAATTACTGGAGCAACCATCTTACCAGAAAATGTAGTAGTCGATGGGAATATCATTACGTCAAGAGGTCCTGCTACTTCCCTTCCGTTCGCACTTGAACTATCAAAAATCTTAACTGAGGAAGAAACTACTCTTCAAGTTTCAAAAGCATTACTTGTTGTCTAA
- a CDS encoding VOC family protein produces MNFHRKPISFVGNVELKVQNLKRSLAFYQDVIGFKILEESERIAHLTVDGKTTLVSMEQPENVIPKQRRTTGLYHFALLLPTRADLGKILKHFIQIGYPLQGASDHLVSEAIYLADPDGNGIEIYVDRDSSQWDWQNNEVVMSTEPLNVESVLADGQGESWEGLPAGTLMGHIHLHVSELKRTEEFYIKGLGFEVVSRYGTQALFISSGKYHHHIGLNTWNGIGAPKPSENSVGLQSFTLILPSEEARMNIVTNLKNIGAIVTEENGSFASTDPSGNRIYLNV; encoded by the coding sequence ATGAATTTTCACCGTAAACCTATTTCCTTTGTAGGGAATGTAGAGCTAAAAGTGCAAAATTTAAAACGTTCCTTAGCATTTTATCAAGATGTAATCGGCTTTAAGATCCTTGAAGAAAGCGAAAGAATAGCCCATTTAACAGTAGATGGAAAAACAACATTAGTATCAATGGAACAACCTGAAAATGTAATACCAAAACAAAGACGCACAACAGGCCTATATCATTTTGCTCTTTTGTTGCCTACTCGTGCGGATTTAGGCAAAATTCTAAAACACTTTATTCAAATTGGTTACCCATTACAAGGTGCATCAGACCACCTGGTTAGTGAGGCCATTTATTTAGCTGACCCAGATGGAAATGGGATTGAAATCTATGTAGATCGCGATTCATCCCAATGGGATTGGCAAAACAATGAAGTAGTCATGTCTACCGAACCCTTAAATGTAGAGAGTGTCCTAGCAGATGGCCAAGGTGAATCTTGGGAGGGACTTCCTGCCGGTACTTTAATGGGACATATTCATTTGCATGTATCCGAATTAAAAAGGACTGAGGAATTCTATATTAAGGGACTTGGATTTGAAGTGGTTAGTCGATATGGAACGCAAGCACTCTTTATTTCATCTGGAAAATATCATCACCATATCGGTTTAAATACTTGGAATGGTATTGGAGCACCTAAACCTTCAGAAAATAGTGTTGGTCTCCAATCCTTTACATTAATTCTTCCGAGCGAAGAAGCAAGAATGAATATCGTGACGAACTTGAAGAATATAGGTGCAATCGTCACAGAAGAAAATGGCTCTTTTGCTAGCACAGATCCGTCTGGAAATCGGATATACCTAAATGTATAA
- a CDS encoding MerR family transcriptional regulator — MYSISDVARETGFSSHTLRYYEKIGLLADPLRLNGKRRYTEGDIRLLRFIKALKSTGMSLEDIQEFLVDGCLMDWIDSGRERSAKVQKRMDILQKHLLTLQEQRNEIEKVIQLTKEKLEYYQEVMEENENER; from the coding sequence ATGTACAGTATTTCAGATGTGGCGCGGGAAACTGGATTTTCTTCTCATACCCTTCGATACTACGAAAAAATTGGATTGCTGGCTGATCCGCTCAGACTGAATGGGAAACGAAGATATACAGAAGGCGACATTCGTTTGCTTCGGTTTATTAAGGCACTGAAAAGTACAGGGATGTCTTTAGAAGATATTCAAGAGTTTTTGGTGGATGGATGTCTAATGGATTGGATCGATTCTGGTCGAGAAAGAAGTGCAAAGGTACAAAAACGAATGGACATTTTACAAAAGCATTTACTTACCTTACAGGAGCAAAGGAATGAAATTGAAAAGGTCATTCAGCTAACAAAGGAGAAGCTTGAATATTACCAAGAAGTGATGGAGGAGAATGAAAATGAGAGGTAA
- the fabZ gene encoding 3-hydroxyacyl-ACP dehydratase FabZ: MVEIQEIKDVIRHRYPFLLVDEVLELEEGKRAVAVKNVTGSEHFFNGHFPNDPIMQGVLVVEALAQVSAIVMLKMKENKGRLGLLAGIDHCRFKKQIKPGDQLILEVEITRVKGIVGKGKGTVTVDGELVCETDLVFAFGN; encoded by the coding sequence ATGGTAGAAATCCAAGAAATTAAGGATGTTATTAGACATCGTTATCCATTTCTTTTAGTGGATGAAGTTTTGGAATTAGAGGAAGGGAAACGAGCAGTTGCTGTTAAGAATGTGACGGGAAGCGAGCATTTTTTCAATGGTCACTTTCCAAATGATCCAATTATGCAGGGGGTATTGGTTGTTGAAGCTTTAGCACAGGTAAGTGCTATTGTCATGCTAAAAATGAAAGAAAATAAAGGACGATTAGGACTTTTAGCTGGCATTGATCATTGCCGATTCAAAAAACAAATAAAGCCTGGGGATCAACTCATTCTAGAAGTTGAAATTACACGCGTAAAAGGTATAGTCGGGAAAGGAAAAGGTACCGTTACAGTGGATGGAGAACTAGTTTGTGAAACAGATCTAGTATTTGCATTTGGCAACTAA
- a CDS encoding L-threonylcarbamoyladenylate synthase produces the protein MLLQKSNIKKPTFETIQEAAEIIRNGGVVITPTRTNYNVICSPTNKDAINKVFNIKKRNKFGPLTLALATPNWIKEYIEYPENCDQKLLNKVWPAELTLIFNKNYPFPSELTCGADTIGVMVQGNSILQDILIELGSPVACTSANISGQGDLHVDFEKAVNDLGELVDLVIEPEFMPNQLKKNGENMSTTIIDLTFNPPMLVRRGVIPVENMKEVFPNLIEDTDEYKQKLLERMN, from the coding sequence ATGCTATTACAAAAAAGTAACATTAAAAAGCCTACATTTGAAACGATTCAAGAGGCCGCTGAAATCATTAGAAATGGTGGAGTAGTGATTACACCTACTCGGACAAATTACAACGTAATTTGCTCACCGACGAACAAAGATGCCATTAACAAAGTATTTAATATTAAAAAACGCAATAAGTTTGGGCCGTTGACACTTGCCCTTGCAACGCCTAATTGGATTAAAGAATATATTGAATATCCGGAAAACTGTGATCAAAAATTATTAAATAAGGTTTGGCCTGCGGAATTAACCTTAATTTTTAATAAAAACTACCCATTCCCAAGTGAATTAACATGTGGAGCTGATACAATTGGCGTCATGGTACAAGGGAATTCCATTTTACAAGATATTTTGATTGAATTAGGATCTCCAGTTGCTTGTACCTCTGCCAATATTTCAGGTCAAGGAGATTTGCATGTAGATTTTGAAAAGGCTGTGAATGATTTAGGAGAGTTAGTAGACTTGGTGATTGAACCAGAATTTATGCCAAATCAGTTGAAGAAAAACGGTGAAAATATGAGTACTACTATTATTGATTTAACGTTCAATCCACCGATGCTTGTTCGTCGAGGAGTCATTCCAGTTGAAAATATGAAAGAAGTGTTCCCTAACTTGATTGAGGACACAGATGAATATAAACAGAAATTACTTGAACGTATGAACTAG
- a CDS encoding TetR/AcrR family transcriptional regulator, with product MSEIRSTPDRIIKAFIELFRDCGYKGATTRAVAERAGVNELTIFRHFGNKKGLMEAALQSISYQPMLEKIIHEEMTWDLEHDLRVIAEDYLSYMEKISDLVLIGVREAEMFPELNEIIVQISKQLKETMVSYFTEMSRRGKLIDIDVDFQVMNFIWMNFGYFLSKCRFGDSVISSSKDDFIKHSIFLFTRGLTP from the coding sequence ATGAGTGAGATCAGAAGTACGCCGGATCGAATTATTAAAGCGTTTATTGAATTATTTCGGGACTGTGGGTACAAAGGAGCTACGACACGTGCAGTTGCAGAAAGGGCAGGTGTGAATGAGTTAACCATTTTCCGTCACTTTGGAAATAAAAAGGGCCTTATGGAAGCAGCGCTTCAATCCATATCCTATCAGCCGATGCTGGAAAAAATTATTCATGAAGAAATGACGTGGGATCTGGAGCATGATTTGCGGGTAATCGCAGAGGATTACCTATCGTATATGGAAAAAATCAGTGACTTAGTTCTAATCGGTGTGAGAGAGGCTGAAATGTTTCCCGAGCTTAATGAGATCATAGTGCAAATTTCAAAACAATTAAAGGAAACGATGGTTTCATACTTTACAGAGATGAGCAGAAGGGGCAAGCTAATTGATATTGACGTAGATTTTCAAGTGATGAATTTTATCTGGATGAATTTTGGCTACTTTCTTTCTAAATGCCGGTTTGGTGACAGTGTCATTTCCAGTTCAAAAGACGATTTTATAAAACACAGTATCTTTCTATTTACTAGGGGATTAACACCCTAG
- a CDS encoding DinB family protein produces MEHYLFKQMEFVREQTLKQIEGVTEEIADRIPKGFRNTIRWNLGHIYVVLERFAFQYMGFPQHLPEGFKELFEYGTSPLSYPASVRVPTLHELETLLKEQKDRIHEAIANRLEEKIVPPYTTSAGITLETPEQFLSFNLYHEGMHLAIIKLYKVLLS; encoded by the coding sequence ATGGAACACTATCTATTCAAGCAGATGGAATTTGTTAGAGAACAAACATTAAAGCAGATAGAGGGTGTAACAGAAGAAATCGCAGATCGAATCCCAAAAGGGTTCCGAAATACGATCCGATGGAATCTGGGGCATATCTATGTCGTACTAGAACGGTTTGCATTTCAATACATGGGTTTTCCACAACATTTGCCGGAAGGGTTCAAGGAACTATTTGAATATGGGACTTCTCCTTTATCATATCCAGCCTCGGTTCGTGTCCCGACTTTACATGAATTAGAGACTTTGCTAAAAGAACAGAAAGATCGGATTCATGAAGCAATTGCAAACCGACTCGAGGAAAAAATAGTTCCTCCCTATACTACGTCTGCAGGAATCACGCTTGAAACTCCTGAACAATTTCTTAGCTTTAACTTATACCATGAGGGGATGCATTTAGCTATCATAAAACTTTATAAGGTTCTGTTATCCTAA
- a CDS encoding PaaX family transcriptional regulator C-terminal domain-containing protein, giving the protein MLSIEKQILFLLSRAKEVTSQEFVQIYEMRGYSKQYIRNVLFNLKKNKLVISPERSIYHITEEGSSLIKTINKKPLYYNKDWDGAWDVVMFEFPVDERKKRDLLRTHLLELGFGLLYNSVYISPWDHKKQIVDFLELNEMRSNSTYFHGKIVSAPLNPADTFKIWPLENIKNEYGKYWDWFQNEFKVQIEPISQVSDDELFINHILLGEKLSEIMLMDPMLPQQLLPSDWKGHQIFQEIYDYFLFLGRSIPRDSKYYRFVTT; this is encoded by the coding sequence GTGTTATCAATTGAAAAACAAATATTATTTCTTTTGTCTAGAGCAAAAGAAGTGACGTCTCAAGAGTTTGTCCAGATTTATGAAATGCGCGGATATTCTAAACAATATATCCGCAATGTATTATTTAACCTAAAAAAGAATAAGTTAGTGATCTCTCCTGAAAGATCGATCTACCACATTACTGAAGAAGGCAGCTCTCTCATTAAGACAATTAATAAAAAACCGCTTTATTATAATAAAGACTGGGACGGTGCATGGGATGTCGTTATGTTTGAGTTCCCAGTGGATGAAAGGAAGAAGCGTGATCTGCTTCGCACTCATTTACTCGAATTAGGATTTGGTCTCCTATATAACAGCGTGTACATTTCACCATGGGACCATAAAAAGCAGATCGTAGACTTTTTAGAGCTAAATGAAATGAGAAGTAATTCAACGTATTTCCATGGGAAAATTGTATCTGCTCCTTTAAATCCTGCAGATACGTTTAAAATATGGCCGTTAGAAAACATAAAAAACGAGTATGGAAAATATTGGGATTGGTTCCAAAATGAATTTAAAGTTCAAATTGAGCCTATTAGCCAAGTGAGTGATGATGAGCTTTTTATTAACCATATATTATTAGGTGAAAAGCTGTCTGAAATCATGTTAATGGATCCTATGTTACCTCAACAACTGCTGCCAAGTGATTGGAAGGGGCATCAAATATTTCAGGAGATATATGATTATTTTCTCTTTTTAGGTAGGAGTATCCCGAGGGATTCCAAATACTATCGTTTCGTCACTACTTAA
- a CDS encoding DinB family protein — MVLTVAAQLKDLLKSVPEKLKEFSQEEMIRPRAKGKWSRVQILGHLCDSAINNLTRFIQVQYLPEPLSIFPYNQDVWVTSQHYSDTAIDEVIILWASLNRSIIRVISNLPKDKIAQTCILPNGNRVTLEWLIEDYLQHMRHHLQQIFQEVKNTTVS; from the coding sequence ATGGTTTTAACCGTTGCGGCACAATTAAAGGATTTACTGAAATCCGTCCCTGAGAAACTAAAAGAATTTTCCCAAGAGGAGATGATAAGACCTCGTGCAAAGGGGAAGTGGTCAAGAGTTCAAATTCTCGGTCATTTATGTGACTCAGCGATCAATAACCTAACCCGCTTTATCCAAGTTCAGTATCTACCAGAACCTTTAAGCATTTTTCCGTATAACCAGGACGTATGGGTTACATCACAACACTATTCGGATACAGCCATTGATGAAGTAATAATCCTTTGGGCAAGCCTAAATCGTTCAATTATTCGAGTGATTTCCAACTTGCCAAAAGACAAAATTGCTCAAACCTGTATTTTACCCAACGGTAATCGTGTAACACTTGAATGGTTGATCGAAGATTATCTGCAACATATGAGGCATCATTTACAACAGATATTTCAGGAGGTTAAAAACACTACAGTCTCCTAA
- a CDS encoding ketoacyl-ACP synthase III has translation MIGARITAIGTYVPEKKLTNFDLEQMVETNNEWIMQRTGIQERRISQPEEFTSDLCVAAVKDLIHRYDKKVEDVDMIIVATSTPDFPFPSVASIIQARLNIEQTGAIDISAACAGFVYALHTANAYIASGLHRKILVIGAETLSKITDYTDRSTCVLFGDGAGAVLVERDEQSKSFIGFHLESDGGGAQHVYRTGLSKKVNGIELIDTQCLVQNGREVFRWVARSIPENISKMLEKTQTSLRNVDWFIPHSANLRLIEPICEKIDFPLEKTLYSLVKFGNTSAATIPLALDLGIREGKVENGDVVLMYGFGAGLVQAGQLLEMNFDEPVNAPKPL, from the coding sequence ATGATAGGTGCAAGAATAACCGCAATTGGGACATATGTACCCGAAAAGAAGTTAACAAATTTTGATCTTGAACAAATGGTTGAAACCAATAATGAATGGATTATGCAAAGAACAGGAATCCAAGAACGCAGAATTAGTCAGCCAGAGGAATTCACCAGTGATTTATGTGTAGCTGCTGTAAAGGACTTAATACATAGATATGATAAAAAAGTTGAAGATGTAGACATGATCATTGTGGCAACCAGTACGCCTGATTTTCCCTTTCCCTCAGTTGCAAGTATCATCCAAGCCCGTTTAAATATCGAACAAACAGGCGCAATCGATATTAGTGCAGCCTGTGCAGGGTTTGTATATGCCTTGCATACAGCAAATGCTTATATTGCTTCCGGATTGCATAGAAAGATTCTGGTGATCGGTGCAGAAACCCTATCAAAGATAACGGATTATACGGACCGCAGCACCTGTGTTTTATTTGGTGATGGTGCCGGAGCTGTGTTGGTTGAAAGAGATGAACAATCCAAAAGTTTCATCGGTTTTCATTTAGAAAGTGATGGAGGTGGAGCACAGCATGTATATCGAACTGGATTATCAAAGAAGGTCAATGGGATCGAGTTAATCGATACGCAATGTCTCGTGCAAAATGGAAGGGAAGTCTTCAGGTGGGTTGCGAGGAGCATTCCTGAAAATATTAGTAAAATGTTAGAAAAAACACAGACGAGTTTGCGTAATGTAGATTGGTTTATACCGCATAGCGCTAACTTACGTTTAATAGAGCCAATCTGCGAGAAAATAGACTTCCCATTAGAAAAAACATTGTACAGCTTGGTTAAATTCGGGAATACTTCGGCCGCAACAATTCCTTTGGCATTAGACCTTGGAATTCGTGAGGGAAAAGTTGAAAATGGAGATGTCGTTCTGATGTACGGGTTTGGGGCAGGTTTGGTTCAAGCGGGCCAGCTTTTAGAAATGAATTTTGACGAACCTGTCAATGCTCCAAAACCATTGTGA
- a CDS encoding aspartyl-phosphate phosphatase Spo0E family protein, translating into MHLMFCETLLLIRIEQKRKQMIEIACQFGLHHQETLKYSQELDQLLNLHIKYRALEKGDFIAVS; encoded by the coding sequence ATGCACTTAATGTTTTGTGAAACGTTACTGTTAATTCGGATCGAACAAAAAAGAAAACAAATGATTGAAATTGCTTGTCAATTCGGGCTCCATCACCAGGAGACATTAAAATATAGTCAAGAATTGGATCAATTACTCAACCTTCATATAAAGTATAGGGCTTTAGAAAAAGGAGATTTTATTGCAGTTTCTTGA
- a CDS encoding DMT family transporter: MRGKTYAMLLGFAVFTGATFNLAKYAVHYFSAANAAGWRFGIAATVLVFILGIQKKIRWGILREYGGIYAILGIIGVFGFNSFFFSGIKYTSPLNGALIMATNPLLTTILAYFILKNPLTKRQMLGIIFALTGVILVLTQGSWEIIRTLSLSMGDLLILFGNLCWALYGVLGRKYLHKSSSMETTTYTMIIGAVCLIVLSAFLPSPPLSKVTVSAWGAILFMAIFTSVLGYLWWNKGMETIGASNTSLFFNLVPVVTMILSILTGTAITIAQVLGTILVILGVLTSTGILKLKKDHTLLSQSTTKG; encoded by the coding sequence ATGAGAGGTAAAACCTATGCCATGTTACTGGGGTTTGCGGTGTTTACAGGTGCTACTTTTAATTTGGCCAAATATGCTGTTCACTATTTTTCAGCGGCAAATGCAGCGGGGTGGAGATTTGGGATTGCCGCAACTGTGTTAGTGTTCATCTTAGGTATACAAAAGAAGATTCGATGGGGGATCTTACGGGAATACGGAGGAATTTACGCGATCTTGGGTATAATAGGGGTATTCGGATTTAATTCATTTTTCTTTTCGGGAATAAAATATACCTCGCCCTTGAATGGAGCATTAATTATGGCAACAAACCCTTTACTTACGACCATACTAGCTTATTTTATTCTTAAAAACCCACTCACCAAAAGACAAATGCTCGGCATTATATTTGCGCTTACGGGTGTCATCTTGGTTCTGACTCAAGGGTCGTGGGAAATCATTAGAACACTTTCCCTGTCGATGGGGGATCTCTTGATCTTATTCGGAAATTTATGCTGGGCATTGTATGGCGTATTGGGCAGAAAGTATTTACACAAGAGCTCCTCTATGGAAACAACCACTTACACCATGATCATTGGTGCGGTTTGTCTTATTGTATTATCAGCCTTTTTACCAAGTCCTCCGCTATCAAAAGTGACAGTATCAGCTTGGGGAGCCATTTTGTTCATGGCCATTTTTACAAGTGTTTTGGGATATTTGTGGTGGAATAAAGGTATGGAAACGATCGGGGCAAGCAATACCTCCTTATTCTTTAACCTAGTGCCGGTAGTAACAATGATTCTTTCGATCCTAACAGGAACGGCCATTACTATAGCTCAAGTGTTAGGAACTATTCTGGTAATCTTAGGAGTGCTAACATCAACAGGTATTTTGAAATTGAAAAAAGATCACACCCTTTTATCGCAAAGTACAACTAAAGGTTAA
- a CDS encoding patatin-like phospholipase family protein → MNDVLKTSHQQNLLTTALVLGGGGSMGIGWETGYLAGLADRGIDTRLADLVVGTSAGSQVGAVISSRMPWDDIWERLVYPKPAEKSPSGSLGSLFVEYDEIAASSKTPEEWIQRLGKLATESKTMTENEQFSRIRTKIGDLQWAQSLRITAIDLTTSQRVVWESNSGIELLRAVSASSSLPGVWPPTTIGSRQYFDGGAHSMENADIAEGASKVLILSVGLPVKTPFKLEDQIRRLQESGSKVELVKPNKKTYAALQQLGGNPVDPQIRPVIAACGREQGHEDAERIAQFWNQS, encoded by the coding sequence ATGAATGATGTATTAAAAACAAGCCATCAACAAAACCTTCTGACAACTGCTCTCGTGTTGGGAGGAGGAGGAAGTATGGGGATTGGTTGGGAAACAGGTTACTTGGCGGGTCTTGCTGATAGAGGAATTGATACACGTCTTGCCGATTTGGTCGTAGGGACATCAGCGGGATCCCAAGTTGGGGCGGTAATCTCCTCAAGAATGCCGTGGGATGATATCTGGGAAAGACTTGTTTATCCAAAGCCGGCGGAAAAGAGTCCTTCGGGGAGTCTTGGTTCGCTGTTTGTCGAGTATGATGAAATTGCTGCTTCCTCCAAGACACCTGAAGAGTGGATTCAAAGGCTTGGAAAGTTAGCCACTGAATCAAAGACTATGACAGAGAATGAACAGTTCTCTAGAATTAGAACTAAGATAGGTGACCTTCAATGGGCGCAGTCTTTGCGTATTACGGCTATAGATCTCACTACTTCTCAAAGAGTAGTTTGGGAATCGAACTCGGGTATAGAATTACTTCGAGCTGTTTCTGCAAGTTCTTCTCTCCCTGGTGTATGGCCGCCTACTACGATCGGTTCTCGTCAGTATTTCGATGGTGGAGCTCATTCGATGGAGAATGCTGATATAGCTGAAGGGGCGAGCAAAGTTCTGATTTTATCAGTGGGGCTTCCTGTAAAAACTCCTTTCAAGCTTGAAGACCAAATCCGTCGTTTGCAGGAATCTGGTTCTAAAGTTGAATTAGTTAAACCTAATAAAAAGACTTATGCGGCACTACAACAACTTGGAGGAAACCCAGTTGATCCCCAAATACGCCCTGTAATTGCAGCTTGTGGTCGAGAACAAGGGCACGAAGATGCTGAACGAATTGCCCAGTTTTGGAATCAATCGTAG
- a CDS encoding NAD(P)H-dependent oxidoreductase, which translates to MKHLIIYAHPHKESLNRSILETTVNTLKKNGHEVVVRDLYALNFQPVLKAEDTSAMRAGETPIDIKTEQEYITQADVITFIYPIWWAGLPAILKGYVDRVLSYGFAYAYGEAGIMRMLSGKKGLIINTHGSPKEHYDESGMTGSLKITSDIGIFEFVGIEPVDHLFFGSVGSLNEEAYKGMLKEVEEKIDSLFKQQAFAK; encoded by the coding sequence ATGAAACATCTTATTATTTATGCCCACCCACACAAAGAAAGCTTAAATCGCAGTATCTTGGAAACTACGGTTAATACATTAAAGAAAAACGGTCACGAGGTAGTTGTCCGGGATTTATATGCACTTAATTTCCAACCAGTGCTAAAAGCAGAGGATACGTCAGCGATGAGAGCGGGGGAAACTCCAATTGATATTAAAACGGAGCAGGAATATATCACACAAGCTGATGTCATAACATTTATTTATCCTATATGGTGGGCTGGACTGCCAGCGATCCTGAAAGGTTATGTTGACCGAGTTTTATCCTATGGTTTTGCTTATGCATATGGTGAAGCGGGAATTATGAGAATGTTGTCAGGTAAAAAAGGTCTAATCATTAATACACACGGTTCACCGAAGGAACATTATGATGAGAGTGGCATGACAGGAAGTTTGAAAATCACATCTGATATTGGAATCTTTGAGTTTGTTGGTATTGAGCCTGTAGACCATTTGTTTTTTGGAAGTGTCGGCTCCCTCAATGAAGAAGCGTATAAAGGGATGTTAAAGGAAGTAGAAGAAAAGATTGATTCTTTATTCAAACAGCAAGCTTTTGCTAAATAG
- a CDS encoding MFS transporter, translating to MTNSIRYFYLYRIFSRLYFHLPMLFLFLFTKHFKILEIEILLAVYGVMIIISSKWNVYLLRSLSQKWVVAIGELFKALGLILIISNSHFGMILLAQCLSGIGYSIAAGPDSSLLRSICSHLDIESYKKIESSSASGMFLSVLFAGIIGSILYGFKAEYAFYASIAFNVLSIFVILLVREERQEQPNDPVANKVSLEYTSSQKYWMNYYSISRAFTLAPFVGFLPYFFYSIHVNIFYFGAVLSLFSITGFLSARYTVRLSKKVSPIKLTIISIVLSTLSMFIFSMANHMYLGLIAISLMGLASGGIRPLTVSNLNYTDMKPNQRTALLSAMERKYGFWNAILLVLGGYGIEKVGFQSVMVYLSVFFIILTLSITKPSFSSKKKESLINQS from the coding sequence ATGACAAATAGTATTAGATATTTTTATCTATATCGTATTTTCTCGCGTTTGTACTTTCATTTACCCATGTTATTCCTTTTCTTATTCACGAAACATTTTAAGATTTTGGAAATAGAAATACTTCTTGCTGTATACGGAGTCATGATTATTATTTCTTCGAAGTGGAATGTTTACTTGCTTCGATCACTGTCACAAAAATGGGTTGTTGCTATTGGGGAATTATTCAAAGCCCTCGGATTAATTTTAATTATATCTAATTCTCATTTTGGGATGATCTTACTGGCACAATGCTTATCGGGTATTGGCTATAGTATTGCTGCAGGACCTGATTCTAGTTTACTGCGGTCGATATGCAGCCATTTAGATATTGAATCGTATAAGAAAATTGAATCTTCATCAGCAAGTGGAATGTTTTTATCTGTGCTCTTTGCAGGGATTATTGGCAGTATTCTATATGGTTTTAAAGCAGAATATGCTTTTTATGCTTCTATAGCATTTAATGTCCTTTCCATTTTCGTTATTTTACTGGTTCGGGAAGAAAGGCAAGAACAGCCAAATGACCCTGTGGCCAATAAAGTTTCATTAGAATACACAAGCAGTCAAAAGTACTGGATGAACTATTATTCGATCTCTAGAGCTTTTACCCTTGCTCCATTTGTTGGATTTTTACCGTACTTTTTTTATTCTATTCATGTGAATATTTTCTATTTTGGTGCCGTTCTGAGTTTATTTAGTATTACTGGGTTTCTCTCGGCGCGGTATACGGTGCGATTAAGTAAAAAAGTTAGTCCGATTAAACTGACCATCATAAGTATCGTCCTTTCCACTTTGTCCATGTTTATTTTTAGTATGGCGAACCATATGTACCTAGGTTTAATCGCTATTTCATTAATGGGATTGGCATCGGGGGGAATCCGTCCTCTGACTGTCAGCAATCTCAATTATACGGATATGAAGCCAAATCAGCGCACTGCTTTATTATCTGCTATGGAGCGAAAATATGGATTTTGGAATGCGATCTTGTTAGTTTTAGGCGGATATGGAATAGAAAAAGTAGGATTCCAATCGGTCATGGTTTACTTATCTGTTTTTTTCATCATTCTTACTTTAAGTATCACAAAACCTAGCTTTAGCTCGAAAAAGAAGGAATCTTTAATCAACCAAAGTTAG